A single region of the Sorghum bicolor cultivar BTx623 chromosome 9, Sorghum_bicolor_NCBIv3, whole genome shotgun sequence genome encodes:
- the LOC8085078 gene encoding E3 ubiquitin-protein ligase RLIM translates to MGSGSSKATTTSSSSSSSSSSRTLAEAAGGEVKRPNGSGKGRRGRSLLPSSSCFRGSTTPPCEGDASAAPVDVECNKGGETASLPSLTHTAKSDEDVLAMPKSYPGEGVAVPSSDSERDQDDDVLQNAAATSTSTAANQLPNPSGRSRPRFGVNFGLSRAVSLGSSAACSILSSGLPTSANPGEGRRDVDDSSDTGISQQGTAPTAGIDSTLDMLRDSVTAQARAARQARRNLLESEDASLRSSYRRMGSQEPFEGSVRFSRTLSVGRLRDRVLRRPPFSDGLFTPSLLYDRAVWPSGNASARQDSAVMQRTNSDRSSEPRSDPSTNDMYNLSSERQASNSDLLERRSAFLERRRRIRSQVRALQRLGSRFENLSGHERSCILSGQHRTGNCNCRTGSRQGNPDEETSTRASISRIVMLAEALFEVLDEIHHQSAALSSSRPSFSSIGSVPAPREIVERLPAKVYRKPLKYQSDEAAQCYICLVEYEEGDCLRILPCHHEFHLTCVDKWLKEIHRVCPLCRGDVCRSDAPSRKVS, encoded by the exons tcctcctcgtcatcgCGCACGTTGGcggaggcggcgggcggcgaggTTAAGAGGCCGAATGGGAGCGGGAaggggaggagggggaggagccTTTTGCCGAGCTCCTCCTGCTTCCGTGGCTCCACGACGCCGCCGTGCGAAGGCGACGCTTCCGCAGCACCGGTGGACGTCGAG TGTAACAAGGGAGGGGAGACTGCAAGCCTGCCTTCACTCACTCACACTGCAAAGTCTGATGAAGATGTTCTTGCAATGCCTAAGTCTTATCCCGGCGAAGGGGTAGCAGTACCTTCATCAGATAGTGAAAGAGATCAAGATGATGATGTGCTACAGAATGCTGCTGCCACTAGCACATCAACAGCGGCCAATCAATTGCCAAATCCTTCTGGGAGGTCAAGGCCACGTTTTGGTGTCAACTTTGGGTTGAGTAGAGCTGTCAGCTTGGGATCATCAGCAGCCTGCTCTATTCTGTCATCTGGCCTCCCGACTTCTGCTAATCCAGGTGAAGGTCGGAGAGATGTGGATGACTCTTCTGATACAGGCATCTCCCAGCAGGGTACTGCACCGACTGCTGGGATTGATTCGACTCTGGATATGCTTAGAGATAGTGTCACGGCACAAGCTAGAGCAGCTCGTCAGGCTAGGAGAAATCTGCTAGAATCTGAAGATGCTAGCTTGAGGAGCTCCTACAGAAGGATGGGGTCTCAGGAACCTTTTGAAGGCAGTGTTCGGTTTAGCCGAACATTAAGTGTTGGGCGGCTTCGGGACAGAGTTCTCAGGCGGCCTCCATTCTCAGATGGGCTATTCACCCCTTCGCTTCTTTATGATAGGGCAGTATGGCCATCTGGAAACGCTAGTGCTAGGCAAGATTCAGCAGTAATGCAAAGGACTAATTCAGACAGGAGTTCAGAACCGCGATCTGATCCTTCAACCAACGATATGTACAACTTGAGCTCTGAGAGGCAGGCCAGTAATAGCGACCTACTGGAGCGCAGATCAGCTTTTcttgagaggaggaggaggatacgATCTCAG GTCAGAGCTCTGCAAAGGTTGGGCAGCAGGTTTGAAAATTTATCAGGTCATGAGAGGTCCTGCATATTATCCGGTCAGCATAGAACAGGAAATTGCAACTGCAGAACAGGTAGTCGACAAGGCAATCCTGATGAAGAAACTAGCACAAGGGCTAGCATATCGAGAATTGTTATGTTAGCAGAAGCACTTTTTGAG GTTCTTGATGAAATtcaccaccaatctgctgcatTATCGTCATCAAGACCATCGTTTTCTTCAATTGGATCCGTTCCTGCTCCAAGGGAGATTGTTGAGCGTCTTCCTGCAAAAGTGTATAGGAAACCGTTGAAATACCAGAGCGATGAAGCTGCACA ATGCTATATTTGCCTTGTTGAATATGAAGAGGGAGATTGTCTCCGTATACTTccatgccatcatgaatttcatCTAACATGTGTAGATAAATGGCTAAAGGAGATTCACAG GGTTTGTCCACTTTGTCGTGGCGATGTCTGCAGATCTGATGCACCGAGTAGAAAGGTCAGCTGA